A genomic stretch from Georgenia muralis includes:
- a CDS encoding IS1380 family transposase: MRVSHKVSTDFDDPNLVSVAGLVPTMALARRAGLHDLAGQRVKVPGDAGANAAMKVPALVAGMVAGADSIDDMDLLRHGGMGKVFAGLRAPSTLGTHLRAYTHGHVRQLDSVAAAVLVGLAGEVPDLLKGSEEVAYLDVDDTMRQTHGYQKQGVAYGYNKTKGLNAQLAAVSTPLAAPVIAATRLRRGNVSSPHGAKSLITEALGTARRAGVSGQITVRADSAYYTHAVVAAASRGGARFSVTARMDPAVVAAISRIPETDWVGIKYPAAIWDPDEQRWISDAEVAEVPFVAFTSRRKAEHVTARLIVRRVKRLNPRSVPAGQGEMFAAYRHHAVFTDTELAMLEAEASHRDHAIIEQVIADLKDGPLAHLPSGVFTANSAWTVLAAIAFNLTRAAGTLASTRHARARTATIRKHLITVPARLATSARRLRLHLPKDWPWEHPWRALNDAAFAPPLAPAA; encoded by the coding sequence GTGCGAGTCTCTCACAAGGTTTCCACGGATTTTGATGACCCGAATCTGGTGTCGGTGGCGGGTCTGGTCCCGACGATGGCGTTGGCGCGGCGGGCCGGGCTGCATGACCTGGCGGGGCAGCGGGTGAAGGTGCCTGGCGATGCGGGCGCCAATGCCGCGATGAAGGTCCCGGCCCTGGTGGCGGGGATGGTCGCGGGCGCGGACAGCATCGATGACATGGACCTGTTGCGCCACGGCGGCATGGGGAAGGTCTTCGCCGGGCTGCGGGCACCGTCGACGTTGGGCACGCATCTGCGCGCGTATACCCATGGGCATGTGCGCCAGCTCGACTCGGTCGCCGCGGCCGTTCTGGTTGGCCTGGCCGGGGAGGTCCCGGACCTGCTCAAGGGTTCCGAGGAGGTGGCCTACCTCGACGTTGACGACACCATGCGGCAGACCCACGGGTACCAGAAGCAGGGCGTGGCCTACGGGTACAACAAGACCAAGGGCCTCAACGCCCAGCTCGCGGCGGTCTCGACCCCGCTGGCGGCGCCGGTGATCGCCGCCACCCGGCTGCGCCGGGGCAACGTCTCCTCGCCCCACGGGGCGAAGTCGTTGATCACCGAGGCGCTGGGCACCGCACGCCGGGCCGGGGTGAGCGGGCAGATCACCGTGCGGGCCGACAGCGCGTACTACACCCACGCCGTCGTCGCCGCCGCCTCCAGGGGCGGGGCCCGGTTCTCCGTCACCGCCCGGATGGACCCCGCGGTGGTCGCGGCAATCTCCCGGATCCCCGAGACCGACTGGGTGGGGATCAAGTACCCCGCGGCGATCTGGGACCCCGACGAGCAACGGTGGATCTCCGACGCCGAGGTCGCCGAGGTCCCCTTCGTCGCGTTCACCTCCCGCCGGAAGGCCGAGCACGTCACCGCCCGGTTGATCGTGCGCCGGGTCAAGCGCCTGAATCCCAGGTCGGTCCCGGCCGGGCAGGGCGAGATGTTCGCCGCCTACCGCCACCACGCCGTCTTCACCGACACCGAGCTGGCCATGCTCGAGGCCGAGGCCTCCCACCGCGACCACGCGATCATCGAGCAGGTCATCGCCGACCTCAAGGACGGCCCGCTCGCTCACCTCCCCTCCGGGGTCTTCACCGCGAATTCGGCCTGGACCGTGCTCGCGGCCATCGCGTTCAACCTCACCCGCGCCGCCGGCACCCTCGCCTCGACCCGGCACGCCCGAGCCCGGACCGCCACCATCCGCAAGCATCTGATCACCGTCCCGGCCCGTCTCGCGACCTCCGCCCGCCGGCTGCGCCTCCACCTGCCCAAGGACTGGCCCTGGGAGCACCCCTGGCGCGCCCTCAACGACGCCGCCTTCGCTCCACCGCTCGCCCCCGCGGCCTGA